From the genome of Sediminibacter sp. Hel_I_10:
CTTCATCACAATAGTCCCACATTTTCTGTCTTAAAATCGGGTCGAGCGCTAACTTGGGATTGTAAACGTTTCGCACTTCAGGATTTCCAGTCATCCCTGTAATACCTCCAGGTCCAATAAAACTGCCATCAGGAAGTGTTTCATCAACCGCTGCTCTCAAAGTCGACAAGGCGCCTTGTTCTACATCCATCATAAAAAGGCCTCTGATACTTCTGAAGACCGAGGCGAAAACACCTTTGGAAGCATCAAATAACGGTGTGGCAGTTAAACCTGGATGTGTGGAATGGACATGAATCTTATGGTCAAGTTTGTCTTCTTTAATAAAATCACGCAATCCATCCCTGAATTGAATCGCAGCTATTTTTGATAGTCCGTACACTTCCCAAGGGTCATACTTTTTTTCAGCGTTTAAATCATCCCAAAGATTTTTATCTTTTGCCGTACTGCTGGCGGATGAACTTGTGGATACAATCACAGCCTTGTTTGCCAGTTTAATTTTTGGCATGAGTAAGGATGTGAGTAAATGATGGCCCAACACATTCGTCGCCATTTGCAATTCCAATCCATCCACAGATTCCTTTCTTTCGGGCAATGCCATAATCCCAGCATTTAAAAGCAAACCATCAATTTGCGAAATATCAGAAGTGGTGTTAACTTCTTTAGCAAATTCCCTTACCGATTGTAATGAAGAGATGTCTAATGGTAAGATTTTGAGGCGACTCAAATCATCAGATGGTTTTTTGATAGTTGCAATTGCTTTATGCGCCTTCTCCAGATTTCTGTTGCCTGCGATGACTTGTGCCCCTCTTTTTGCCAACTCATAAGCAATGACGGTTCCTATACCAGAACTGGTTCCTGTGATGACATAGGTTTTATCGCTTAAATCTGAAGGTATATTTGTTCTAGTCCAGTTTTTCATAACAATGATTTTTTTAAATTAGGTTAACGTCTACTATTTATTTGAAGAAATGTTGGATTGCAAATACCACAGAATCGGAGGAACGACTACTTCTAAAAAAATGCCGAAAATAATAAAAGGTGTCAAATGATATAAAAATGCTGATGAAGCTCTTACAATACCACCTATGACCAGACTTATTATTAAAAAACGAAAAAGTGCGGTCTCATTAAGATTAAAAGCGCAATAAACGAAACCGATGGCCGTAGCTGCCCAAATGGCCGCAACAAAACGATGAGAGTTATCTGCCATCACATTTATTGATGGGTCATATTTAGCCGTAATGCCCATAAATCCTGTTATTAAAGCTATGATTCCGTATAAGACCAGAAATACTTGTATGATGATTGCATTCATATATGTTATGTTTTTAGTTCCTATTGATTGGAATTATATATGGTATTTAGAAATGAAATTATTTCATCCTTAATAATTTGTGGATGCCGCCAAGCAAGTTCATGGCCAGCATTTGGGAATATTTTAGTCTCTACTTTCGTGAAAACACTATCGGTATATTTTAAGTTTTCAACAGGTACAATATCGTCTGCATCGCCGTGAAGATGATAGACAGGCACATTGACTTGCGACCAATCGTTTTCTATTTTTTTCAGTTCTGCGGCATGAACTGATTTTTCATCGCCTGCAACCCTATACCCCGTTGGTACTATCCATCTCGTCAGGTTCCATCTTGTAAAACGGGACGCCCAAATATCATTTTCAATAGCTGGGTCAATGGCTGCGGAAATCATCATCACACCATCCACATTTGTATTGAGAACAGCTATTCTCGCTGCAATGGGACCTCCGTAAGATGACCCTATAAGAATGATATTTCTAATTTTGATTTCCTTTAGAAATTCGCTTATAAGGAACGATTGTAATTGTATTGAAGCCATGGACTTTCCAAAGTCTGAATAGCCATATCCTGGTCTATCTACTGCATAAAGATTTGCTGCTTTAATTAGAGTAGAATCTGGCATAAAATCCATCCAAACAAGAGATGAACTTGGCGAACCGTGAATAAAAACAATACTTATAGTGTTTCCCTCCTTCTCTACTTTTTGAATACGTAAGGTTCTATCGAGACTATCAACTTTGAAGTAAGCAAAATCTGTTGCGATGCCCCATTTCTGATATTGCGTTTTAATCGTCTTGTCTGATGCTCTATATTGTAATATTGTGCAGGATGACAAGGAGGCCGTTGCAATAAGAATTATAGCTATCCATCTAAAAAATTTCAACTTCATTAGTTGCAACTTTTATAAATCATTAGTTAAGGTTAAGTATGGATTTCCAGCTTTCATTATCCAAAATGTCCTCGATAAAACCTTTTTTATCAAAATCTTTTTTAAACGAAAGGTTTTGCTGTAATTCTGCATACTTCAAATCGGCATTGGCGGTTAAGAAATCGGCATCATCGCCCAAATACGATTGAAAGGTGTCATATTCTGCTTTATTGTGAAGCAAATCTTTTGCATTGATAAACTTCATATCCACCGCCGTTTTTACTTTTTTATGGCATCTGCAAGGATTGCTCTTATCGACCAAACCGCATTGCTTATTCATAAAATTATAAAGGTCCTTTCTAGCTTTGCTCAATTTCATTCTGAAATTCGCCTTGCTCATATCCATGATTTCCGAGCCTATGGTATGGTCTGCACCAAATATTTCACCTATAATATAAACGAGCCGTTGTTCTTTATTCAAACAAAGAATCATACCCGAAAGGCAATTAAGTCTGACTTCTCGAATCAGTTCTCTTTTCTCTTCTTTTTCGTCTTCAGTCATGTCATGATCAGGCGCTGCATTTAGGTGCGCACCCATTTCCTCAAAGTTTGTTGGAATCACGAAATTCATTTTTTTCTTATCATTCATAAAATGATTGAAAACAATACGATAGGCCCAAGTTCGGAAGGAGCTCTTAAACTGGAATTTTCCTAAATTGGTAATGATTTTAATAAAAACTTCCTGACTTAAATCTTTGGCATCATCAATATTTCCAGTCATCTTCCAAGCCACGTTATAAATATAGGCTTGGTGATTTTTTATCAATAAACTCAAGGCCTTTTTGTCGCCATTCAAGGTAAGTCCTATTAATTCTTTGTCCAGTTCGTCTGATGGATATGCTGCTGAAAATGGGTTCATATTGTTGAGATTTTGCTTATTTTTATTAGTTGTCGGTTTTCTTATGACCGTTGATAAACTCTTTAATTTTTAAGATGCTCTGTTAAACATCGATTTCAATTTGACAGTTACTTTTTGACTGCTACAAATGGGTAGCTTCCATAGAGTGTTTCGTCTACTACCGTTTTCACATTAAACACTCCCAAATCCTCAAATGAAATAGCATCAAAACTTGGTTTACTGCTAGCCACAAGCGAAACACTTCCTTTCTTATCTACAAGCTTTCCTGGTCGTGTGATGATATAATCAAAGGAATCTTTCTTATTGGATGCCATAAATTTGGTAACAGTTGTATTGTCTTTCAACATCTCTGTGGCACCAGTAAAAAAAGCAGCAGTCGGTGCTAACAATTTTAAGAGCATTGGATTTGACCCATCCGGTTTTGGTGCAAAAAAGACAGATTGATATAAGAATGCCTTTAGCGATAGTTCATTATCGAGAATAGGCCACAGGCATTCAATAAAACGTGTCATCATCCCCTTGTCGTAGTCCTTACCGTAGGTTCCACCTGCACAGCAGATGACATAGTTTGCTCCATGAACAGTCTCTTTCAAAGCATCTACATTTTCAAAATCCCCTTTAACGATTTTAAGCTTATCATTTTTAATTTTTATTTTACTGGGGTTTCTTACCAAAGCTTGAACATTATAGCCTTGTTCTAGCGCATAGTTTACAACATGACGACCTGTGAGGCCAGTTGCTCCAAGAACTCCAATTGTTATGCTATTCATTTGTTGTTGTTTATAAAGTTCCGAATTAAATAGTTACTTCTATTTTTTATTGAAATTAAATCCTTTTCTTATAAATAATTCCGTTTAGATTAAATAGCTCAAGAAATAAGAAATTAAGACGATTTATCAACGGTTATAAGATTTGATTTTTGAAAACCAAGTATCAAAAATACAGCTGCCATAATTGCAACGCCAATCCGTACCCAATGAAAAAACACCCAACCTTGCAATTTGCTGGTCGCTTCAGCAGCGCTATACTTTAATTCCATAAAATCAAAATTCATAGGCAAGTGATATACAGCGGTTTGAATTATCGTCAAAAGCAAACCTAAAAAGGCATAAAGGTAATAGCGTTTGGCCTCCTTATTGTCTTTGGTCAAAATAACGAGCGATAAAGTTGCCAAAAATCCTGGCATTAGTGTTACAGCAGTTGGACCCAATAATAGCGGAAAATCAACCTTGAAGGTTTCCATAAACGTAATCGGATCTAATGATTGCCAATGGACACAGTGACTCAATCCAATAGTTATCATATTTCCTACGAAAGCAGCTGATGCTATGATGGCTATAAAAGGCAGAATTTTTTTCATTCCTATATTAGAGATTTTCGTACCATTTGTTAAATTCTTCGCCCATCTGTTTGGGATGACTCTCGGTCAAAAAGTGTTTGCCTTTTCCTAAATAGACTTCGGTGTAATTTTTAAAGTTTTCTCGTGCATATTCAACAGCTTCTTTTTGGTTGATAAGGCCTCTTTTCGCATAAAAATATAAGATAGGCGTTTCGGTTTTTTTCATCCCTTCAGCGATTGTATTTAGAAGTTGTTCAAAATCACTATCGCCTTTTCCCTTATTCTTTGGTAATGAGCCTGGGTCTGGGCCGTTAACCATCGCGTATCGGCGTTCTTTCTCATCCCAAGGTTTGGTGTAATTGTCTTTTATTTCTTTAGATAACTTGCGACCTGTAAAGAAATTAACTGCTAAATTTTTCCCAGCAAAATTCTTTTTGACCATCCATCTTTCAGCACGTTGTGGTCTGCTGATGAGTTTTGTGAATAATTTCATAGTAAGTGGAAACTGATTATAAAAATAATCAGCCGGCATAAATGGCGCTTCAAAGAGCGCAATTGCCTTCACGTTATCAGGCTGTCGCATCACATAGAGCATCCCCACTAATGAGCCAATATCCTGAACAAATAGCGTCACGTTTTTGAGTTGCTTGGCTTCAATAAAATCAGTCAGCATTTTGTACTGCGCTTCAACAGACACATTTCTGTCTTTTGGAAAACTCGATTTTCCAAAACCTAAAAAATCTAATGCAATCACTTGTTTATTGCTATCAATTTCTGGAATTACGTTACGCCATAAATAAGACCAGGAAGGCAGTCCGTGAAGCAACAAGACTGGGTCTCCCTCTCCAGATTCGACATAATGAATTTTTTCAGCTCCTATGTCGATGTATTTCGATTCAAAAGAAAATTCATCTGAAATATTGGCTTCAACCTTTTTTGCTTTACCAGGATAGACTTCTTGACCATTCATTAGAGAAAATCCTAAACACACTAAAAGAGTGATTCTCCATTTTTTAATTTGACATATCATTATTATCAAGGTTTTTTTAGACGTTTTTTAGAAAACACATGTAACTTTTTTCATCAAAACTGTGTCGTCTTTTTTTTACTTAGACAGATGAGTTAGTCATGTGTAAAAGGATTATGGTCTTTTTTTATTTTTATTTCGTTTTCGTTTGCCATATTTCAATCAGCATTAAATATTTTAATAGGATGAATTATAAAACGCGCATTGGTTTTTAAATGTTAAATCATTACTATTTAATAGTTTAAGACTTAATCACTTTAGAGTTAACAATGGTTTTAATGCGATTAAGTATAAACTCTTCATTAGCTTATCTTTATTTTATTCGGAAAAATCATTTTTGTTTAAATATAACACTGTCATAAAATGGTTTTCATTATTAAAGAAATCAATAAAACTCTAGGGTCTATATGAAGCAAACATGAATTAGTGTTTGTTTTTTTTGCCATGTTGTTTTAAAGATTTTTTTTATTACTCCATATTATTCTTAGGTCCTAGAACACTTAGCAACAACACTAAGTATCCTCTCCGTCTAAAAGCTTAATACACTATTAATAGTTACTAAATCCAAACCAATACTTATGAACAATAAGAACTTTTCAAAGAAGTCACTGCCAGACGATTTTAAGGATTTACAAGAAGACTTTTTGTCATCCGTAGAAGACATCGATGATGTTAAGCGCAACCAACTTAAAGCAGAACTGTCTGCCGCCTTGCTTGGAATTTCCTTGGAAAATGAAGAAAAAGCAAAACGAGTAGCCCAATTGATTATTGCCAACCTCGAATTAAAGTTTCTTAATGAAGAAAAAGCCAATCGTGCTGCAGAGTTAGTTACAGCTAACATAGAATTGGTCTATCAAAATAAGGAAAAAGGGAAAAGGGCTGCTGAATTGGTAATTGCCAATAAAGAACTTGTTTTCCAAAATCAAGAAAAAGCGAGACGTACAATAGAATTAGCAATTGCAAATGCAGAACTTGTAGTTCAAAGTAAGGCAAAAGAGAAACTAGCACTAGAATTGCTCAAAGCGAAAGATCGCGCCGAAGAAAGCGATCGCCTGAAGTCTGCTTTTTTAGCCAATATGAGCCATGAAATAAGAACGCCTATGAATGGTATTTTAGGTTTTTCTGAATTACTCAAGGAACCTAAACTTTCTGGAAAAAGACAACAAGAGTACATTGATATCATAAAAAAAAGCGGCGCACGAATGCTCAACATCATTAATGATATCATTAGCATTTCAAAGATAGAAGCGGGCTTGATGGAAGCCAATATTCATAAATTGAATGTCAATAATAAAATTGAATTCATCCATCAATTTTTTCTTCCTGAAACCACTAAAAAGGGACTTCTTTTTTCAACTAAAAAACCGCTAAAAGGAGATCATGCCTTTATCAACTCTGACGCTGAAAAAATTTACGCCATACTCACCAATTTGGTTAAAAATGCCATTAAACATACTGAGACAGGCGCTATAGAATTGGGATATACATTAAAAACAGACCAGCAGATACCCGAGTTGGTGTTTTACGTTAAAGATACTGGTATCGGCATAGCAAAATCGAGACAAAAGTTAATATTTGAACGGTTTACCCAAGCTGATATTTCTAATAAAATGGCGTTTCAAGGTGCCGGTTTAGGTTTGTCTATCTCTAAAGCATATGTAGAACTGCTTGGTGGAAAAATTTGGATAGATAGTGCCAAGGGTAAAGGCACCACATTTTATTTCACGCTGCCTTACAATACCAAACTACAACAACCTGAAAGCTCTAAAATCAAAGACAATCCTGAACAGCTTGTTGAAATAATTAATAAGAAACCACTAAAGCTAAAAATATTAATTGTAGAAGATGATGATGTTTCTCGAATGCTCCTCAGGTTTGTAGTAAAGACCTATAGTTCTCAACTGTTTGAAGCAAGAACAGGAGTTGAGGCTGTGGATATTATGAGAGAGCATCCAGACGTTGACTTGGTACTTATGGACATTCAGATGCCTGTTTTAAATGGATTTGAAGCTACCCGACAAATTCGTGAATTTAATAAAGATGTTATTATTATCGCGCAAACCGCATCTGGATTATCTGAAGACAAGTCTAAGATCATAGGCGTAGGATGTAACAACTTTATGCTTAAACCAATTAACAAGAATAAATTAATGCTTACTATTCAAGAATATTTCAAATCTTAATATTGAAATTTAAGTTCTAATTAGGTTGCATGGAAACTATTAAGAGATAAATAGGAACAATTCATATTCTACGCCGTAATTGTAATATCAGAAGCAATCCCAATTCAATAATTAACGCATGCAAGACCGCCTTTGATATGGGTTTTATGATAAAACCGGTTACATTGTGATAAGAAATATAAGTAACTCGCAAAATTTTTAGATGTTAATGGTATTTGATTTATCCTTTCAACTACAGATTATTTTGATTCCTGAGACATTTTTAATAATCTGAATTTTCACGTAACTTATCTGTATACTTAAAATCTAATTACTGTACAATTAGGTTATCTACTGTAAGTAAGTCTTTTATATTTTGATTTTTTGCTCGACATACCAATACTAAGTTGTTTAGAGATGTAATTTTGCTGATTTTATTTTTTCGAGGAGATGTTCTCCATAAAGGGAAATACTTCAAAATACTTTCATACAGATCTCAATTTGCTTTTTTACTATTAAATAAATATTTACTAAATTAGATTCTCAACCAATAAGCAAACCAACTACCAACCTACGTGAATACTCCACTGTCACGTAATTGAGTAACTCAATTATGGATACGAAACATCTAACTTTTAAAAACTTACCTCATCAGCCAAGCTGTTGTCAAGATTCTTGTTGTTATAGTACCACTGTCCTTTTCCATATTTTATTAGTTAAGCTAGTCCCCAAAAATCAATTCTAACATGACCTCATCTCAACTAAACTGTTTGTATAATGATAAAAGCAAAGACTCTCTTTGGATGGTCGATCTTGACTTTAAATTGCTTTATGCCAATAAAACTTATCTGAGTATTATGCATACAATTACAGGAAAGGAGCAAAAGCTTTACGATTCTGTATTTCGTGAAGAGCTTAGTAAAGAAGAATATGAAAAATGGAGAACGAATTATAACAAGGCATTTAAAGGAGAGTATGTTGAGATAGCAGATCATTATTATGATTCAGAGTTAAAAGAAACTCAATACGGTCAAACTACTTTTGAACCTTTAACAAATGATGATAACGTGATTTTTGCTGTTGCTTGCCGATGGAAAAACGTTACAAAGATTATAAAACATAGAAATGAAGAGAATCAATTAATGGATTCTTCTTTAGATGTTTTTTGTACACTTAATGCAGATGGTGAATTTGTGTACGTAAGTAAAGCTTCTGAAAGACAATGGGGCTACACCCCTGAAGAGCTGATTGGGAAGCGATATATAGAGTTCACCTTAGAGGAAGATGTATCCAAATCAGAGAAGATAACTGCTGCTATTGAAAGTGGTCAAAACATTAAAACCTTTTATAATAGGTATAGAAAAAAAGATGGAGGGGTTGCCTATAATTTATGGTCATCAAGATGGGATGATACTACCAAATTATTTTATTCGGTAGCAAGAGATAACCAGGAACAAGTTGAGCAAGAAGAGAAATTATTACGAAGTGAACAACGTTTTAAAGCCTTAGTTCAAGGAGGCAATGACCTCTACGCTATTATCGATTTAGAAGGCCGCTATATTTATATGAGTCCTTCGAGTACGGCTATTATAGGCATTCCACCAGAAGCTTTTATCGGTAGAGATGCCTTTGAATTTATTCATCCTGATGATATTGAGCAAACCCGATCCAGTCTTAAAAAAATAGCGACCGAAGGTAAAGTGGTCATGGAGCTCTATCGAGCCAAAAATCAACATAATGAATGGCGATGGGTTGAGACCGTACTCACTAATATGTTAGATCATCCAGCGGTAAATGGCATTGTTATTAATTCTAGGGATATTACAAAAGAGGTTGAAGAAAAACATCAACTTAAGTTGCTTGAAAGTGTCATTACAAATACTCAAGAAGCCGTCTTAATTACCGAAGCAGAACCTTTTGATGAACCAGGACCTAAGATCATTTATGTTAATGATGCTTTTGTTAAAATGACAGGTTATACCGCTGAAGAAGTTATAGGTAAAACACCACGGATACTCCAGGGTCCTAATTCCAATAAAGAAGATTTAGAAAAACTGGGCCGCGCGCTTAGAAATTGGGAATCTCATGAAATAACCACCATCAACTATAAAAAGAACGGAGAAGAGTTTTGGATCAACTTTGAAGTATCACCTATTGCTAATGAAACTGGAAGATATACGCATTGGATTGCGATTGAGCGCGATGTAACCGAGCAAAAGAATAGAGAATTAGAAAAAGATCTCATCAGTAACATAAATTCCATTTTTAACCAAGATATTGACAACGACCTGTCTATCTGTTTAACCGATCTTTTACGAGAACTTACAGCGTTTGGCGATTTTGAATTTTCAGAAATATGGCTCACCGCTATTGATGAAAAGCGCATCAATCGTGTTGCTAATTATGCGGAAAATGAAGCTGGACATGCATTTCATAAAGCAACAAAGTCGATTAACTCTTTAGAATTAGGAGAAGGATTACCTGGTTATGTTTGGAAAACCAAAACCATCGAGATCTGGGAAGAATTTGACGGTAATTGGATCTCTAAAAGAAAGAATGCAGCAATAAACGTTGGTCTCCAATGTATGATGGGCATACCTTTGATACATAAAGAGGCCGTTTTGGGCGTATTACTTATAGCAACACCTAAAACGAAATCCTTTATCAATAAATATAAATCGATTTTTAAAAGAATAGAATTAACCATTAGTGCTGAACTAAATCGTAAAAAAGTAGAAATTGAATTAGCCCAAATTTTTGACTTTACTCCAGATATGATCTGTGTGGCAGGTTTTGACGGATTTATCAAACGTATAAATCACGCTGGATTAGAAATGCTTGGTTATTCTTTAGACGAAATACGTTCTAAACCAATTGTGTCCTTTATGCACCAAGATGATAGAGTAATCACTAACAAAAAACAAAAAAAACTCTATAAAGGCAAGAAACTTCAAAGCTTTGAGAATCGATACATTACAAAAACAGGACATACAATATGGTTGAGTTGGACAGCAACCTCTGCTCCGGAATATGGTATTGTATATGCCGCTGCTAAGAACATCACTGAAGAAAAGAAGCTTCGAGAATTGAATCGTCAAGTTGGAAAACTTGCCAAAATTGGAAGTTGGGAAGTAGATGTAGTGAATCAAACTGTCTTTTGGTCAGACGAGGTTCATCAAATCTACGGAACAGACCCCCGCTCATTTGTGCCGAACATTGATGCCGCTATTAACTTTTACAGAGAAGATTATCGGGAACTAGCAGGATCAAGCTTTGAGAAATGTATTCTAAACCAAGAACCATATACTATTGAAGCCGTTATCGTCAACTCTAATAATAAAGAATTGTGGGTACGTACCACTGCGAAAGCAGAGTTCATCAATGGTGTGTGCACACGAGTTTATGGAAGTTTTCAAGATATTAGCGCTATTAAGGAAACAGAAAATAGATTGCTATCGCTTTCAGAAAACTTACCGGGCGTGGTCTACCAATATCTTATAAATCCTAATGGAACAGACGAGCTTAGATATGTTTCAAAAGGAGCGGAAAGAACATCGGGCTTTACGGCCAATGAGTGGACCAATAACATAAACCTTTTATTCAATCAAATTGAAGCGGGTGGTAATATGGAAGAGTTTAAGTCCAGTATTCGCAAATCCATCGAAACAAAATCAAAGTGGACATGTCGGTATAAATATGTTTTACCAACTGGAGAAGTTCGTACCCATATGGGATTTGGAATGCCCAACTTTTTAGCAGATGGTACAGTCTTATTTAATAATATCGCTTTAGATATTACACAAGAAGCGAAAAACGAAGAGTTATTAGAACTCGCTACAAAGGTCTCGAGAATAGGGAGTTGGGAACTCAACTTAATCAATCAAGAAGGCGATGAGATGTATTGGTCTCCCATGTTATTTGAGATACTTGAGCTAGACCATAACTTTAAACCAACTTTAAAAGCTGGTATAGAATTTCATACTGATGATAGTCAGGATATTATAAAAAAAGCACTTCATCGTTTAATTGAAGAAGGCATTGAATTTGATGAAGAAATTTTGGTAATTACTGCCAAAGGAAATAAACGATGGAATAGAGCCATTGGTAAATGTGAAATAGTCAATCATAAGGTGACCAGAATTTATGGTAGCTATCAGGATATTCATGAACAAAAAGTAGCCGCTCTAGCATTAGAGAAAAGTTTGAAGGCGCTAAAAGATTACACATTTGCTTTAGATCAGTCGGCCATCATCGCTACTACGGATCATAAAGGAGTGATTACGTCTGTAAATGACAACTTTTGTAAAATTTCACAGTACAATGAAAAGGAACTTATTGGAAAAACGCACAGACTTATTAATTCTAACCATCACCCTAAAGGATATTTTAAAAATTTATGGGAAACTATAAGTTCCGGTAAAGTGTGGCGAGGAGAATTAAAAAACAAAGCGAAAGATGGCTCCTATTATTGGGTAGATACTACTATTGTGCCCTTCTTAGATGAAAGCAATCAACCCTTTCAATATTTAGCCATTCGTTTTGATATCACTGAGCGAAAAAGAGTAGAAGAAAGTTTAATTACCACATCAGAACAATTACGTTTGGCAACAACATCTGCAAAATTGGGAATATGGGATTGGGATGTAGTAAACGATAATTTGACTTGGGATGATAGGATGTATACCTTATATGGCGTTAAAGAGGAAGATTTTGAAGGGACAATAAGTGCTTGGACAAATGGTATTCATTCTGATGATGTTGAAAGAGCAACTAAAGATTTATATGATGCTGTTACTGGGGTAAGAGATTTTAAATCAGTTTTCAGGGTAGTTTGGCCAGATGAATCAGTTCACTATATAGAAGGAACTGCAATTGTTTCAAGAGATATAAAGGGAAATGCTTTAAGAATGATAGGGAGTAATATAGATATTACAGATCTGAAGATAGCAGAACAAGAAATTTTAGAAGCCAAAGAAAAAATAGAAGTTAGTGAAGCGAAATTTAAATCGTATACAGAACAATCACCAATAGCCATTTATACCACAGATATCAAAGGTGACTGTATTTACGCTAATGAAACATGGCTCAAAATGGCAGGCATGCAGTTAAAAGATGCCTTAGGAAAGGGATGGGTTAAGGCCTTACATCCAGAGGATTTGGAATATGTTCAAAAAAATTGGTACAAATCGGTTAAGTCAAATGGCAAATGGAGCTATGAATACCGATTTACAGATGAAAAACAGAATATTACTTGGGTTAACGGTACCGCAAAAGAATTATTTAATGAAAATGATGAGCTTATTGGTTATTTGGGCTCCAACGTTGATATTACCGAACGTAAAAAAGCAGAACAAGAGAAAAACAATCTTCAAGTCACTATAGAAAACAGCTTAAATGAAATCTATATTTTCGATGCCAAAACATTTCTATTTACTTATGTCAATAAAGGTGCTTATCGTAACCTGGGGTATTCTGAGGATGAAATGAAGACCTTGACCCCAATAGATATTAAACCCGATTATACGCCAAACACTTTTAATCATCTTGTAGCACCTTTAATACGTAAAGAAAAAGAGAAGATTTTATTTTTTACAAATCATCTACGAAAAGATGGAAGCATGTATCCCGTAGAAGTGCATTTACAACTATTCGATGAAAGGGAAAACAAGAGGTTTTTGGCAATTATATTGGATATTACAGAACGTAAAAAAGCTGAAGAAAAAATTCTTCTTGCTAATGAGCGGTTTGAGAAAGTCACCGAAGCCACAAATGATGCTATTTGGGACTGGGATATTGAGAACGACACCTTTTATCGCTCTGAAGCGATTGAACATTTTTTTGGTAGAAACACCTTAAAATCATTTTCAAAATTAGATTTCTGGAAAGACCGTTTTCATCCAGAAGACAAGGAGACTATCATTAATAGTGTAGATGCTGCGTTAGCAGATCCCAAGTGTGAACGATGGGAACAAGAATACCGAATAGTTAACCCGGAGGGAGACATTATTTACGTTATAGACCAAGGCATCATTGTAAGA
Proteins encoded in this window:
- a CDS encoding RNA polymerase sigma factor — its product is MNPFSAAYPSDELDKELIGLTLNGDKKALSLLIKNHQAYIYNVAWKMTGNIDDAKDLSQEVFIKIITNLGKFQFKSSFRTWAYRIVFNHFMNDKKKMNFVIPTNFEEMGAHLNAAPDHDMTEDEKEEKRELIREVRLNCLSGMILCLNKEQRLVYIIGEIFGADHTIGSEIMDMSKANFRMKLSKARKDLYNFMNKQCGLVDKSNPCRCHKKVKTAVDMKFINAKDLLHNKAEYDTFQSYLGDDADFLTANADLKYAELQQNLSFKKDFDKKGFIEDILDNESWKSILNLN
- a CDS encoding anthrone oxygenase family protein; its protein translation is MKKILPFIAIIASAAFVGNMITIGLSHCVHWQSLDPITFMETFKVDFPLLLGPTAVTLMPGFLATLSLVILTKDNKEAKRYYLYAFLGLLLTIIQTAVYHLPMNFDFMELKYSAAEATSKLQGWVFFHWVRIGVAIMAAVFLILGFQKSNLITVDKSS
- a CDS encoding DUF4345 domain-containing protein, coding for MNAIIIQVFLVLYGIIALITGFMGITAKYDPSINVMADNSHRFVAAIWAATAIGFVYCAFNLNETALFRFLIISLVIGGIVRASSAFLYHLTPFIIFGIFLEVVVPPILWYLQSNISSNK
- a CDS encoding alpha/beta fold hydrolase: MICQIKKWRITLLVCLGFSLMNGQEVYPGKAKKVEANISDEFSFESKYIDIGAEKIHYVESGEGDPVLLLHGLPSWSYLWRNVIPEIDSNKQVIALDFLGFGKSSFPKDRNVSVEAQYKMLTDFIEAKQLKNVTLFVQDIGSLVGMLYVMRQPDNVKAIALFEAPFMPADYFYNQFPLTMKLFTKLISRPQRAERWMVKKNFAGKNLAVNFFTGRKLSKEIKDNYTKPWDEKERRYAMVNGPDPGSLPKNKGKGDSDFEQLLNTIAEGMKKTETPILYFYAKRGLINQKEAVEYARENFKNYTEVYLGKGKHFLTESHPKQMGEEFNKWYENL
- a CDS encoding alpha/beta fold hydrolase, whose amino-acid sequence is MKLKFFRWIAIILIATASLSSCTILQYRASDKTIKTQYQKWGIATDFAYFKVDSLDRTLRIQKVEKEGNTISIVFIHGSPSSSLVWMDFMPDSTLIKAANLYAVDRPGYGYSDFGKSMASIQLQSFLISEFLKEIKIRNIILIGSSYGGPIAARIAVLNTNVDGVMMISAAIDPAIENDIWASRFTRWNLTRWIVPTGYRVAGDEKSVHAAELKKIENDWSQVNVPVYHLHGDADDIVPVENLKYTDSVFTKVETKIFPNAGHELAWRHPQIIKDEIISFLNTIYNSNQ
- a CDS encoding SDR family NAD(P)-dependent oxidoreductase, which encodes MKNWTRTNIPSDLSDKTYVITGTSSGIGTVIAYELAKRGAQVIAGNRNLEKAHKAIATIKKPSDDLSRLKILPLDISSLQSVREFAKEVNTTSDISQIDGLLLNAGIMALPERKESVDGLELQMATNVLGHHLLTSLLMPKIKLANKAVIVSTSSSASSTAKDKNLWDDLNAEKKYDPWEVYGLSKIAAIQFRDGLRDFIKEDKLDHKIHVHSTHPGLTATPLFDASKGVFASVFRSIRGLFMMDVEQGALSTLRAAVDETLPDGSFIGPGGITGMTGNPEVRNVYNPKLALDPILRQKMWDYCDEVTGAVWPK
- a CDS encoding NAD(P)H-binding protein, which codes for MNSITIGVLGATGLTGRHVVNYALEQGYNVQALVRNPSKIKIKNDKLKIVKGDFENVDALKETVHGANYVICCAGGTYGKDYDKGMMTRFIECLWPILDNELSLKAFLYQSVFFAPKPDGSNPMLLKLLAPTAAFFTGATEMLKDNTTVTKFMASNKKDSFDYIITRPGKLVDKKGSVSLVASSKPSFDAISFEDLGVFNVKTVVDETLYGSYPFVAVKK